Proteins found in one Triticum urartu cultivar G1812 chromosome 4, Tu2.1, whole genome shotgun sequence genomic segment:
- the LOC125550264 gene encoding serine/arginine-rich SC35-like splicing factor SCL30 isoform X2, whose translation MRRYSPQYRSPPRRGYGGRGRSPPRRGYGGRREQGSGSLLVRNIPLSCRPEDLRVPFERFGPVRDVYLPKDYYTREPRGFAFVEFVDPYDASDAQYHLNHTVFFGREITVVVAAESRKRPDDMRNRARIRGYSGEPERRHSRYGRSRSRSCSYSPRYRGRPRSRSRSYSPAPRRRDDYSASPPRSHHTQSPRRLPKGHEEDERRSYSPAGRGGGERDANTNGKRSPPSDIDGSPPRIRRSPRQSSGSPVGSRSRSPEASPARSD comes from the exons ATGAGGAGGTACAGTCCCCAATACCGGAGTCCCCCAAGGAGGGGATATGGTGGCAGAGGTAGAAGTCCCCCAAGGAGGGGATATGGAGGACGGAGGGAGCAGGGTTCAGGAAGCCTCTTGGTCCGCAACATCCCATTGAGCTGCAG GCCGGAGGATCTACGGGTTCCTTTTGAAAGGTTTGGTCCTGTTCGGGATGTGTACCTGCCAAAGGATTATTACACCAG GGAGCCCCGAGGGTTTGCATTTGTGGAGTTTGTTGACCCTTATGATGCCTCTGATGCACAATATCACTTGAACCACACAGTATTTTTTGGCCGAGAGATAACTGTTGTTGTTGCTGCCGAGTCACGGAAAAGGCCAGATGATATGCGTAATAGGGCTAGAATCAG GGGGTATTCTGGTGAACCTGAAAGGCGTCATTCCCGTTATG GGAGGTCTCGTTCCCGTTCATGTTCCTACTCTCCTCGCTATCGGGGCCGTCCTCGGTCAAGGTCAAG GTCATACTCTCCTGCTCCAAGACGGCGAGATGACTACTCTGCTTCCCCGCCAAGATCACATCACACACAGTCTCCTAGGCGTCTGCCAAAAGGACATGAAGAAGACGAGCGGAGATCCTATTCTCCTGCTGGTAGAGGTGGCGGCGAGCGTGATGCCAATACTAATGGAAA GAGGTCACCACCATCTGACATTGACGGATCACCTCCACGCATCCGGAGGTCACCCAGGCA
- the LOC125550264 gene encoding serine/arginine-rich SC35-like splicing factor SCL30 isoform X1 yields the protein MRRYSPQYRSPPRRGYGGRGRSPPRRGYGGRREQGSGSLLVRNIPLSCRPEDLRVPFERFGPVRDVYLPKDYYTREPRGFAFVEFVDPYDASDAQYHLNHTVFFGREITVVVAAESRKRPDDMRNRARIRGYSGEPERRHSRYGRSRSRSCSYSPRYRGRPRSRSRSRSYSPAPRRRDDYSASPPRSHHTQSPRRLPKGHEEDERRSYSPAGRGGGERDANTNGKRSPPSDIDGSPPRIRRSPRQSSGSPVGSRSRSPEASPARSD from the exons ATGAGGAGGTACAGTCCCCAATACCGGAGTCCCCCAAGGAGGGGATATGGTGGCAGAGGTAGAAGTCCCCCAAGGAGGGGATATGGAGGACGGAGGGAGCAGGGTTCAGGAAGCCTCTTGGTCCGCAACATCCCATTGAGCTGCAG GCCGGAGGATCTACGGGTTCCTTTTGAAAGGTTTGGTCCTGTTCGGGATGTGTACCTGCCAAAGGATTATTACACCAG GGAGCCCCGAGGGTTTGCATTTGTGGAGTTTGTTGACCCTTATGATGCCTCTGATGCACAATATCACTTGAACCACACAGTATTTTTTGGCCGAGAGATAACTGTTGTTGTTGCTGCCGAGTCACGGAAAAGGCCAGATGATATGCGTAATAGGGCTAGAATCAG GGGGTATTCTGGTGAACCTGAAAGGCGTCATTCCCGTTATG GGAGGTCTCGTTCCCGTTCATGTTCCTACTCTCCTCGCTATCGGGGCCGTCCTCGGTCAAGGTCAAGGTCAAG GTCATACTCTCCTGCTCCAAGACGGCGAGATGACTACTCTGCTTCCCCGCCAAGATCACATCACACACAGTCTCCTAGGCGTCTGCCAAAAGGACATGAAGAAGACGAGCGGAGATCCTATTCTCCTGCTGGTAGAGGTGGCGGCGAGCGTGATGCCAATACTAATGGAAA GAGGTCACCACCATCTGACATTGACGGATCACCTCCACGCATCCGGAGGTCACCCAGGCA